The DNA window CTGTCCATGGGCTGGTGAACAGCCATGGCCAAGGTTTTCGCCCTGTGGTGGCCAGGACGCGCAACGGTCCCGGCCGACCGCGCCTGGATCAACACCACGCGCCAGTTCCCGCGCCCCAGGGTGAGACATGGAAGCCTCGAAGCGGCGATGCTCGCCGCCGAGCGGTTCGCCGCGATAGGCGCGGCACGCCCGGTCCTCATCCAGCAGACTGGCCCCAGGACATGGGAGCGATTGCCGCCGGAGTTTCAGCCCCGCCAACACTGAGCCGCGCCAGATATTTCCAGCGGCTTGTAGCAGATCAAGGGCAGCAACAGCGGCCCGCAACCCACGGAGATTTTCAAATGATTGCAACCCTCATCAAAACCATCGGCGGCCTTCTCATCATCGCTGGCATCTCTCTCGCGATCCACGAACTCAACCAAATGATGGACGCCAGCAACCCCGTCACCAGCGGCGTCGTGCTGGCCCCCATCAGCGCCCGCTGAGCCAGCGGCGCCCCACGCCAACCGGAGAACACCATGCAACGCGAAGAAGCCCGCGAGGCGCTGGCCTCGCTTCTCGACAACATCAATGCGATCAACGCGGCGCACATTTCCATGAAGTGCCCAGCGCACCGCGGGGGGCTCACGGCCAGTCTTGAGGTCACGCTCGTGGCGGGGCGGCTGCACATGCACTGCATGTGCGGCTGCACTCAAGACCAAATCCTGGCGGCCGTGTACGGTCCTAGGCAGGAGGAAAGGCCGATGGATCGTTTCGATGAGTTCATCAACGCCCTCGCCGCCTGATTTTCCTCTCCGACGTACCGATGCACGGGCCACAAGACCCGCACCAACCCTCAATCTTCAGGAGCAGCAAATGGATTCCATCACCGCACGCATCGTCGCAGCCATGCTCAGCATCGCCGCCTTCGCCGGCATCGGCGCCGCGGCCTACGCGACGCTGCAAACATCCGCCCAGGCCACGGCCATCCAGACGAAGTTTCTGGCCACGATGCCCAAGCTGCCCACCCCACTGCCCGCCGCATCGGCGGCGTCGGCGAAGTGACGAACAAAAACAACCAGGACAAAAAGTCTGCGGCAACCAGGGCTGGAAAGATCGACGAAGCCCGCCGCCTCGCCAAGGAGAAATCATGAAGACCAACGTGAGTGTGATTCAAAAGTTGCTTTCACAAGCGCACGAAGCTGAGCAACGGCAAGCCGCCCTGCTGGCCCAAAAACAGGAGCAGTACAGGCATGCGCTGAGGCTGCTGAACGATCTGCAGGCTCACATCATCCACTATCAACAGCGCCAGCACGCCATGGGCTGCAGCGTGGCATGGGGTGAGGCGCAAGCCATGCGCGATTTCATTGACACGCTGAGGACTGCCGTGGCCGCTCAGCGCGTCGAAGTCAACCGCCTGCAATCCATGCTCGACGAACAGACCAAGGCATGGACCGCCACACGCCAGCGCGTGAAGGCGCTGGAGCAATTGGTATCCAAGCGCCGCGCCACAGCGTTCGCAACGCAGCGCCAGCGTGAGCAGGCCGAGCTGGATGACTGGCTGCTGCACCAGCCATCGCAGCGCGCAGCCTGAATCACCGACCACCCAAACCAAACCCAGGAGAACATTATGAAAGAAGACCAGATGATTCAAACCATCATCCAGCTCGCAAAAGTGGCGCGTCATGAGGGACTGCGCGGCGTGCTGCCGTTCACAGAACTGATGCCGGATGCCTTCGGCCGCCGGGGGGTGACGATGCTCGGGCTTGGCGCCGAGCCCGACGGCATTCGCGATTTTTTGGGGGTGGCTGCGGCGCGCGAGGCCAGGGTCAAAAAGATGGTGATCGAGGGGCTGGCCGGGATCGCCGATGGCGAGAACCCCGAAGTTCTGGAGGCGCGGCTGCGTCTGATCGCCGGGCTGGAGAAGGCCTGCAACCAGCTCGCGCTCGCTCAAAAAACCTGAGCGACGGAGCGAACCCATGAATGAAGCAAAACCGGACCCCCGGCAGGAGTTCCTGGACCAAGTCATCGATGCCATCGAGTGCGGCCGGCCGGTCCCATGGGACCAACTATGGACGGGGGACGCCGGCCCACAAAACGCGGTTTCAGGGCATGAATGCCAGGACCAGAGGTTTCTGTCTATCAAGGACGCGATGGCGCGCGACGGCCTGAAATTTGAGACCGGGAGCGCGGCGTTTTACCTGCGCGACACCGACAGCGTGGTCACGCCACCTGCAAACGCCTTCAAAGATGTGGGGGGCTACCAGGCGACCGTTTTGCACGAAATTGGGCACGCGACCGGCGCAGCGCACAGGCTGAGCCGCGACGGCATCACAGGCGACCATGCCCTCGGCAGCGAAGGCTACGCCAAAGAGGAATTGCGCGCCGAATTTTTCAGCGTTTTTATCGCGATGGAGACGGGTATTGAAAGAGAGCGCGATGAACGCCATGCCACCTACCTCAAAAACTGGGTTGCTGTGGCGACTGATGACAAGAGCGAGTTTCTCGAGGCCGCCGCGGAGGCGGCCAGGGCCGTTGATTACGTCATCGGCAAAGAGCGCGAAATGCTGCAGGAGCGCGAGGCTACACAGGCTGAGGCTGGGCGCGAATTCGACCTTGGTCTATAGACGGCGATATTTCCAGGGCCGCGTACCCATGCAGGGGCGGCAATCGCCGTCCCGCCCAACCTTCGCATCGAAAGGACATCATGGAAACTCAAATCACCCCCACCCCAGAAGCCACCGGCCAGAAGGTCGCGCTGCATGTCTGCCCGACCATGACCAGGTCTGGTTTCTGGTGCCGCCGTTGGCACACCTTCAAAGTCGTTATCGGCGAGGACCCGCTCGGCCCGCGCGGCGGGCACTCCGGTTCCTGGGGGGCCGGCCGGGTTGTCTGCAGCACCACCAAGCCCGCCGAAGCCAATGAATTTTTGGAGCGTTACGCCAAGCGGCACGGTTGCCAGATCGTTTAGTTCTAAACCCAAAAAGCCCGCTTCGGCGGGTTTTTTCTTGCCCACCGGGCATGCATTGCCGCTGATTTTCCGAGCCCCCGTATCAGTGCACGGGCCATGAGGCCCGGTCAACTGGAGTATCCCACCATGAACAAACTCATCATCCCTGCTGCCCTAGCCATGCTGCTCACCGGCTGCGCCGGCGTGCCGCCCATGTTCGGCGGCTCGCCTTCGTCCAGCGCCCTGGCCTACGCCCCGGGCCAGGCCCAGCAGGCCCAGAGCGTGCAGCTCGGCACTGTAGTCGCTGTGCAGCCTGTGACCATCTCTGCCCCAGGCGGTGCCACCACGCCAGGCGGCCTGCTGGGCGCGCTGGCTGGCGGGTTTTTAGGCAGCCGGGTCGGCAACGGCAATGGCTCCAAAGTTGCGGCTGTCATTGGCGCCATCGCTGGCGGACTGGGCGGCGAGGCGGCCACCAATGCGGCCTACAAACAGTCTGGTGTGCAGGTTACGGTAAAGATGGCCGGCGGCGGGGATTTCGCCGTTACTCAGGCCGCCGACGTGCCGCTCACAGTCGGCGAGCGCGTGGAGGTCGTCGGCGGCTACGGCCAGCTCGCTCGCGTTCTGCCGATGCCAGCCACAGAGCAGCGGCCGTGATTGTCGTTTTGCGCCTCGATTACCTGGCGGTCACCGGGCCGCTGGTGCGACAGACCGAGCGGTACAACACGCTGGCGGGCGTGCCCACGGTGTGGGCGCGCCACATCACCTCGCAGCAATCCGCCCAGGTCATTTATGCCGAAGGCGTGGCGATCATCTACACACCGCGCACACACGAGGTTCTTTACTAATTTCCGGCGCGACGTAACAGGTCAAGGGCGGCAACCGCGGCCCTGCAAACAGGAAACAGCATGAACGCCCAAAACAAACTTTATCGCAACGCCGTGTTGCTCAAGACCAAGCCGAAGTCACGCCCGGTGCCGGAGCTGGCACCCCGGCGCGACCCGCTGATTTGGGCGCTGTTTGGCCCGAACTACAAACCCAAAGGAGCGAAATCATGAGCCAGAAAGTCAACGTCGATGCCTGCCTGCAGGCGCTGAGCGGCTGGCATCTTGCAGACCTTTGGGTTTGCCTGTCCGCGCACGAATTGTGGGAACTCGGCGCGATGCTCGCCGACCACGCAGACGGCGTGCCGACAGCGGCGCACCAGTATCCAGATGCCGAGCAAAGGCTCGGTTTCTGGGCCGAAAACTGCGGGCTGGACCCGGCCACCGGGGAGCGGGCGGCTGTTGAGCCCGACCCGGCGACGGGCGAGACTGAGGCCTTTTTTCTGGCGAAGGACGGTGCACGGATGATCGTGCGCGAACTGCAAACCCCTGTCCGGCGCGAAGGCAAGAAAGCTTGATGACCCGGCCACTACAGCCACTTCCCAGCCCGCCGCGTGCGGGCTTTTTCATGCGCGCTGCTCGCGCATGCCGGGTTTCGTTCCATCCCCTGCCAATCTGTTGTTCGAAGCCGCCCCGACCTGCGGCGCCTTGGCGCTCAAGCATCTGCCACGCCAGCCCTGCGGTCTGTCATGCCCGCTGCACGCGCCATGCCTGCGGCACCGGCTTGCAGGCTCGATCTGTGAGGCGGCTCCGAACAGCAGATCAACCACGGCAGGAGAAAGACGATGAACGAACCCCTACAAGTCAACAGCGAGGCTCACCAAGCAGCAGTTGTGCAAATCCCGGAGGCAACCCTGCACAAGCACTACCTGAGCGGTGAGTTCTTCATCACGGCAGAGGCAGCCCAGGCGCACGACATCGACGAGGTGCTGCGCTGGTTCAACGGCCCGCATGAGCCGGTGACCGTCGGCGACACGCGCGACATCGGGCACGGCCTGAAAGCCTATTTCGGATACGACGACAGCAAGCCGATGCGCAAGGCTCTCTTTGTCCGCATCTACTGATCCACGCACCCACTATCAGGAGCAATGCCATGACCACCCCCACCCACACCATCGCCGCCGACCTGTTCGGCGAGCCGATCCACACCTACACCCGCGCGCAGTCCATCGAGGACGGCATGCTGATCGATGTCAGCACCACCGCACGCGAGGCCGGCATCGTGTGGCCCGTGGCCCTCACATCCGCCGCGTGGGCCGACGCCTGCGCTTGGACCGACGCCGACGACAAGCGCAAGGGTGGCGGGGCGTGCTGGCAGAGCGAGAGCGGCAGGCTTTGGGATGTCGTGTGGATGGCATCGCGTGCGATCCGCGCAGGCCTGCGCCGTGGGCACGATGGCCGCGACCCGATCTTGTTTCAAGTCTTGCGCATCCCGCGCGATGGCCGGGGCGTTCGTCCCCGCCTGGCCACGCTCAAGCTGCAGGTCGGACCTGGCGACGCAGGCGAGCCGGTCATCACGATCATGCTGCCGAGCGAAGATTGAAAGCAGGCAAATTTGTACTAACATATTCGCATGCTCACCAAATTCGAATGGGACCCCGCCAAGGCGCTGGCCAACCTGCGCAAGCATGGGGTGCGCTTCGAGACGGCCATGCGCGTGTTTGCCGACCCGCTCGCATCGTCCAACCAGGACCGCATCGAAGGCGGTGAACCAAGGTGGATCACCATCGGCGTGGTGGAGGGCTATGTGTTGCTCGTGGTGGCGCACACCGTGCGCAACGAGGACGATGGCACCGAGATCATCCGCATCATCTCGGCCCGGCGCGCCGACCCGAAGGAAAGGAAAGACTATGAGCAAAATGGTTAAACATGCCGTGGACCTGGCCAAGCTGCCGCCCCTGACCGCCAGGCAGCGCAAGGAACTGGAGGCCCTGGCGGCGAAGCCTGACAGCGGTATCGATGTCAGCGACATCCCGGCGCTGGGGGATGCGTTCTGGAAGAACGCGGTGCGCAACCCGTTCTACAAGCCCACCAAGACGCCGACCACGGTGCGCGTGGACTCGGACGTGCTGCTGTGGCTCAAGTCCAAGGGGCGCGGTTACCAGACCAAGATCAACGCCATCCTGCGCGAGGCGATGCTGCGGGAGGTGGCGCCAGCCAAGCCTGCGCCGCGCGGCGAGCGGCACAGCAAGGCGGCTTGAAGAACTAGCCCAGCTTTGCCACAGGAGCGATCTGTCACTGCGCCGCGTTCCCACAAGGTTTTCCGGAGATCCTTGAAAAAAGACTCGGGCCAAGTGGGCCTTTGGGCCCACCCACTTCAGCCCAAAAGAATTGCGGTGGATTCCAATAAAGAAATTTATATATTGGAATCCACCGCAATTCTTTTCTTGGCCCGCCTAGCCTCGCAGCCTCACGATGCTGCACTGTGTGGTCAGGCCGCCGCTGCCAACTCCCCGAAAGTAGCCTTGGCGCACAGATCGGGGATGTACAGGCCTTCGTCGAGATCGGGCCAGTAAAGATCATGCCCGGCCCCCTCGACGTTCACCCGGGCGAGTTTCGTCGTTCCGGCCTGGGCGATGACGGCGGGCAGCAGGGCAAAGGGGATGGCGAATTCCGCCCCGTTGTCAAAATCGAGAACGAGGCGCTGCCTGCGCGTGTCCACGTGGACCGCAACCGCCCTGGGCTGCACCAGGTCAAGCGCGCGGCCGCGTTCAAGCGCGGCCTGGATGGATTGCTCAGAAGTCGCCATGCGCGATTATCCCAGCTTCGCCACCGCGCCCAAGTACCCAGCATGGTGCCGCAGCGCGTAGTCCTGGCGCGTGAAGCCACTGAGTTGGACGGCCAGCACCGCGAGCACATCGCCAATCACAGCCATGACCGTGGCCGATGTCGTGGGAGCCAGGCCCAGCGGGCAGACCTCGGCGGGATCTCCCGTCCACAGCACCAGGTCGGAAGACGTGGCAAGGGCTGAATCGCGCTTGCCCGTGATCGTGATGATCCGCACATCTGGGTGCAAACTCCTGGCCAGATGCACCAGCTCGACGACTTCCCGTGTCTTGCCCGAATTCGAGATGAGCAACAGGCAATCATGGACACCCAACACGCCAAGGTCGCCGTGCTGGGCCTCAAGCGGGTGTAGGAAGATCGATGGCACGCCGACCGAGCACAGCGTGGTCGCGATCTTCGCCCCGATGCCGCCCGCTTTGCCGACGCCGGAGACGACCACCTTGCCGCCGGCGCGGGCGGACTCCAAGAAGCGCTGAACAGCAGGCTCGAAAGGATTGTCCAGAGGGATGCTTTGAATGGCCGCGGCTTCGGCCGCGAGGATGGATTGGATTGCGTTTTGCATGATCGGATTATCAGGGGTCATCACTTTTCCGCTGGCGCGTAGTTGCTCATGGACAGGAGAAACCCATGAGCACCAACAACGAAATCCCACGCCTGGTGAACACCAAGGAAGCGGCACAAATCCTGGGCGTCAGCAAGGCCACCCTGGACCGCGACCGCGCCACCGGGTGCGCAGGCGGCGTGCCCTGCATAAGAATTGGCGGGAGGGCCCTGTACAGCCCGGAGCAAATCCTCGAGTGGGCCAAGGCCAGGGCCATCGTGCCAACGCCAGCCCTGGCGCTGCAGATCGAGGCGGCGCCCCAGCCCCGGCGCCGGGGACGGCCCCGCAAGACGGGTTAACCCAGCTTCGCGGCAAGCTCGCTGGCGCTTGGGTTGAAATACCGCTGCAGCATCTTCAAGTCTTTGTGCCCAGTGACTGCAGCGAGTTCGAGCACGTTTGAAAGCTTTTTTGAAAGCCGGGTCGTAGCTTCATGGCGAATGTCATGCAGTCGCAAATCCTTGATCCCCGCCCGCTCGCGGGCACGTGCCCAGGCTTTCGTGACTGCGTCGGCACGCACGTTGAAGACGCGCTCACCCTCGCGCGGCAGCGACCGGAGCAACGCCACTGCGGCAGTGGACAGCGGCACATCGCGTGCGGTGCCGTTTTTTGTGTGGGGCAGATGCACAAACTGCGCATCGAGGTCGACGAATTCCCAGCGCAGCGCAACCACCTCGCCGCGGCGCATCGCGGTGAGCTTGAGCAGTTGCACGATTGCGGGCAACTCCGCAGACTCGCTCACGGCACAAATGCGTGCGAGTTCATCATCACTCGCGCGACGCTTGCGGGCATCGCGGATTTTCGGCTTGTTGACATCGGCGACCGGGTTGGCAATGCCGCCGATCTTCCAGGACTTCCTGGCCGTCGTGTAGAGGTGCGAAAGCACGGCCAGCCGTCGGACAACCGTGCTGGCGGCAAGGCCCGCACGGAGCCAGGCTGCTTGCAGCGCCTCGATCTGCGTGCTGTCGATGGCCGAGAGTGACAGCCGGGCCAGGGGCGAATCTGTGAAAGCCTTGATGATCGATTTATTACCGCTCCCGCTCAACCTTGGCACGACCTCGATCAGGTATCGGGCCAGGGCATCCTTGAGCAACAGCGCGTCCGCTGCGCTGGTGTCGCGCCAAAGCCCGCGCTCAAGCTCTGATTCGACTTTGCGCGCCCAGGCGCTAGCATTTGTCCTCGTCGAAAATGTCTTGGTGATCGTCGGCTGGCCACGCCGCCTGATGATGACCTGATGGCTGAACTCGCCGCGCTTCGTGATCGTTGCCATAGAATTTCCCCTTTTGTCCGAGTAGTACGGGTGGCAGGAAATTGCAGCATCGGTGCAGCAAAAAATCAGGCAATTTCGCGTAAGTGCTTGATAACAAACGAGAATAAGCCATCAATTTCAGCTTTCGTAATGAGAAGGTCGAGGGTTCGATTCCTTTCACCGGCACCACAAACGGCTCTGCTGGAAACGAAGGGCCGCTCCCGAGTTTCCTTGCCCCCTCCGGGGGGAGTCCGCTCGCGGACTGCTGGGGGCACTTGTATCTCTAGCACCTGTTCCGTGACTCCATCCCCGCCCCAAGACCGTCTCCCCTCACGCAGCATGCTGTGGGTGCTGGCCATCGTGCTGGCTGCCCTGTGGTTCGGGGTGTTGGGCTACCGCGATCTGGTGCCCACGGACGAGGGCCGCTACGCCGAAATTCCACGTGAG is part of the Thiomonas sp. X19 genome and encodes:
- a CDS encoding SIS domain-containing protein, giving the protein MQNAIQSILAAEAAAIQSIPLDNPFEPAVQRFLESARAGGKVVVSGVGKAGGIGAKIATTLCSVGVPSIFLHPLEAQHGDLGVLGVHDCLLLISNSGKTREVVELVHLARSLHPDVRIITITGKRDSALATSSDLVLWTGDPAEVCPLGLAPTTSATVMAVIGDVLAVLAVQLSGFTRQDYALRHHAGYLGAVAKLG
- a CDS encoding DUF6573 family protein; its protein translation is MTTPTHTIAADLFGEPIHTYTRAQSIEDGMLIDVSTTAREAGIVWPVALTSAAWADACAWTDADDKRKGGGACWQSESGRLWDVVWMASRAIRAGLRRGHDGRDPILFQVLRIPRDGRGVRPRLATLKLQVGPGDAGEPVITIMLPSED
- a CDS encoding flagellar export protein FliJ, with the translated sequence MKTNVSVIQKLLSQAHEAEQRQAALLAQKQEQYRHALRLLNDLQAHIIHYQQRQHAMGCSVAWGEAQAMRDFIDTLRTAVAAQRVEVNRLQSMLDEQTKAWTATRQRVKALEQLVSKRRATAFATQRQREQAELDDWLLHQPSQRAA
- a CDS encoding site-specific integrase, yielding MATITKRGEFSHQVIIRRRGQPTITKTFSTRTNASAWARKVESELERGLWRDTSAADALLLKDALARYLIEVVPRLSGSGNKSIIKAFTDSPLARLSLSAIDSTQIEALQAAWLRAGLAASTVVRRLAVLSHLYTTARKSWKIGGIANPVADVNKPKIRDARKRRASDDELARICAVSESAELPAIVQLLKLTAMRRGEVVALRWEFVDLDAQFVHLPHTKNGTARDVPLSTAAVALLRSLPREGERVFNVRADAVTKAWARARERAGIKDLRLHDIRHEATTRLSKKLSNVLELAAVTGHKDLKMLQRYFNPSASELAAKLG
- a CDS encoding DUF2442 domain-containing protein, translating into MATSEQSIQAALERGRALDLVQPRAVAVHVDTRRQRLVLDFDNGAEFAIPFALLPAVIAQAGTTKLARVNVEGAGHDLYWPDLDEGLYIPDLCAKATFGELAAAA
- a CDS encoding AlpA family transcriptional regulator, with product MSTNNEIPRLVNTKEAAQILGVSKATLDRDRATGCAGGVPCIRIGGRALYSPEQILEWAKARAIVPTPALALQIEAAPQPRRRGRPRKTG
- a CDS encoding glycine zipper 2TM domain-containing protein, with product MNKLIIPAALAMLLTGCAGVPPMFGGSPSSSALAYAPGQAQQAQSVQLGTVVAVQPVTISAPGGATTPGGLLGALAGGFLGSRVGNGNGSKVAAVIGAIAGGLGGEAATNAAYKQSGVQVTVKMAGGGDFAVTQAADVPLTVGERVEVVGGYGQLARVLPMPATEQRP
- a CDS encoding BrnA antitoxin family protein — encoded protein: MSKMVKHAVDLAKLPPLTARQRKELEALAAKPDSGIDVSDIPALGDAFWKNAVRNPFYKPTKTPTTVRVDSDVLLWLKSKGRGYQTKINAILREAMLREVAPAKPAPRGERHSKAA
- a CDS encoding zincin-like metallopeptidase domain-containing protein, yielding MNEAKPDPRQEFLDQVIDAIECGRPVPWDQLWTGDAGPQNAVSGHECQDQRFLSIKDAMARDGLKFETGSAAFYLRDTDSVVTPPANAFKDVGGYQATVLHEIGHATGAAHRLSRDGITGDHALGSEGYAKEELRAEFFSVFIAMETGIERERDERHATYLKNWVAVATDDKSEFLEAAAEAARAVDYVIGKEREMLQEREATQAEAGREFDLGL
- a CDS encoding BrnT family toxin, producing the protein MLTKFEWDPAKALANLRKHGVRFETAMRVFADPLASSNQDRIEGGEPRWITIGVVEGYVLLVVAHTVRNEDDGTEIIRIISARRADPKERKDYEQNG